TATAACTATGAACTGGATCGCACAATCAGTCATACCCAGAGCGCACCCGGCAGCGTAAGACGCCTGTCCGTCGCGGTGGTAGTGGACGATAAAATGATTATCAACAGCGATGGCTCTACCCATCGGGAACCGCTGACGCCTGAAGAACTGGATCGCTTGAGCAATTTGGTGAAAGAGGCCGTTGGCTTCAGTTTGCAGCGGGGCGACAGCCTGAATGTGATGAATGCCTCGTTTATGTCCGGCAAGGAATTGCCACCGCCGCCAGAACTGCCATTCTGGAAGCAGCCCTGGTTCTTCGAAATGCTCAAACAGGGTGGAGGCATACTGCTGGCGGTGTTCCTGATCATGATGCTGATTCGCCCCGTACTGCGCGAACTCAAGCCCAAGGAAGAGGAAGTGGAAGAAGTTCCATTGGACGTGGAGGAAGGTTCGCAGGTGCTGCAGGCGGTCAAGCAGGGCTCGGCATCCATGGGTATCTTGTCCAGTGGTTTGAGTGCGGCGGATTGGGAGGCCATGGGCCTGACCCAAGAGGAATATCAGCTAATGCTGGATGTGTTGCGTAAGACGGTGACGGAAGACCCACGTCTGGTGGCCCAGGTGGTCAAGACTTGGGTTATGACCGATGACGGCGCGGAGGGCAGATAATCATGGCACAACCAGGAATGCCGGCGATTCCAGACATGATGGCCACCAGTACCGGCTTGACCGGTACCGAGCGCGCGGCGATTTTGCTGTTGACTTTGGGGGAAGAAGAAGCCGCGTCGGTTATGAAGCACATGGAACCCAAGGAAGTGCAGCGCATCGGCATGGCCATGGCGTCGCTGAGCACCATTTCCAAGGTTCAGGTGACCATGGTGGTCAAAGAGTTCTACACCATCATCCAGACGGCAACCGCGCTGGGCATGGACACCGACGAATACATCCGTAACGTGCTGGTTAAAGCCCTGGGTGAGGACAAAGCCAGCGGTCTGATCGACCGGATTTTGATGGGTGGACACATCAAAGGTCTGGAAGCCTTCAAGTGGATGGACCCTCGTTCCATTGCCGATGTAATTCGCAACGAACATCCGCAGATTATTGCTATCGTGCTCTCGTTCCTGGACCATGATCAGGCGGCAGAAGTGCTCTCGGCGTTCCCCGAACCAGTGCGTGTGGACGTGGTGTTGCGTATTGCCACCTTGGACGGCATCCAGCCAGCGGCGTTGCAGGAGCTGAACGAGATCATGGAGAAACAGTTTGCGGGTAACTCCAGCGTCAAGGCTTCCAGTGTTGGCGGTGTTAAAACTGCGGCCAACATTCTTAACTTTATGGACAGCGCGATCGAGACCGAAATTCTCGACAGTATCAAGGAAGTGGATGGCGAACTGGCCGAAACCATCGAAGAACTCATGTTTGTATTCGACAATCTGACCGATTTGGACGACCGTGGTATGCAAACCCTGCTGCGTGAATTGAATACCGACGAACTGGTGGTGGCGCTCAAGGGTGCCAGTGAGGCGGTTAAAAACAAGGTGCTGAAAAATATGTCCAAACGTGCAGCAGATATCCTACTTGATGACATGGAGGCCAAAGGGCCGGTGCGTGTTAGTGATGTGGAAGCTGCGCAAAAAGCAGTGGTGGCC
This window of the Gammaproteobacteria bacterium genome carries:
- the fliG gene encoding flagellar motor switch protein FliG, yielding MATSTGLTGTERAAILLLTLGEEEAASVMKHMEPKEVQRIGMAMASLSTISKVQVTMVVKEFYTIIQTATALGMDTDEYIRNVLVKALGEDKASGLIDRILMGGHIKGLEAFKWMDPRSIADVIRNEHPQIIAIVLSFLDHDQAAEVLSAFPEPVRVDVVLRIATLDGIQPAALQELNEIMEKQFAGNSSVKASSVGGVKTAANILNFMDSAIETEILDSIKEVDGELAETIEELMFVFDNLTDLDDRGMQTLLRELNTDELVVALKGASEAVKNKVLKNMSKRAADILLDDMEAKGPVRVSDVEAAQKAVVAVARRMAESGEIMLAAGGEEFV